In bacterium, a single genomic region encodes these proteins:
- a CDS encoding ABC transporter ATP-binding protein encodes MDGQGQVVAADRLTLSVPAGEVFGLVGPNGSGKTTTLKMICGLLAPTSGRVMVHGIDVERDPEAAQGLIGYLADFFSLYDDLKVWEYLDYFAHAYKMPQTTIPGRIDDALRTLSLEDKRDAFIAGLSRGMKQRLGIARAILHDPPVLVLDEPAVGLDPKSRIDFKALIKALNRRGKTVFITSHLLADLEEMCTWVAIIEKGRVLRIGRIGQIVRDAGAGRRVRVKIASPMFPLEAWLRTQPWVSNVAPDGIGVRFEFAGGETELAGIVKALVLEGAAVYAVEEIVETLERVVSRLSTGETT; translated from the coding sequence GTGGACGGGCAGGGGCAGGTCGTCGCCGCCGACCGCCTGACGCTCAGCGTCCCAGCGGGCGAGGTCTTCGGGCTCGTCGGCCCGAACGGGTCAGGCAAAACCACCACGCTGAAGATGATCTGCGGCCTGCTCGCCCCGACCTCCGGCCGCGTGATGGTCCACGGGATCGACGTGGAGCGGGACCCCGAGGCCGCGCAGGGCCTCATCGGCTACCTCGCCGATTTCTTCTCGCTCTACGACGATCTGAAGGTCTGGGAATACCTCGACTACTTTGCCCACGCCTACAAGATGCCGCAGACGACCATCCCCGGCCGGATCGATGACGCGCTCCGGACACTCAGCCTGGAAGACAAACGGGACGCGTTCATCGCCGGGTTGTCCCGGGGCATGAAACAGCGCCTCGGGATCGCCCGGGCGATCCTTCACGACCCACCCGTGCTGGTCCTGGACGAGCCGGCGGTGGGGCTCGATCCGAAATCCCGGATCGATTTCAAGGCGCTCATCAAAGCACTGAACCGCAGAGGCAAGACGGTGTTCATCACCTCGCACCTGCTCGCCGATCTCGAGGAGATGTGCACCTGGGTGGCGATCATCGAAAAGGGCCGCGTGCTGCGCATCGGCCGGATCGGGCAGATCGTCCGCGACGCCGGCGCCGGCCGCCGGGTGCGCGTCAAGATCGCCTCTCCGATGTTTCCGCTGGAGGCGTGGCTCCGCACCCAGCCGTGGGTCTCCAACGTGGCGCCCGATGGGATCGGGGTGCGGTTCGAGTTCGCCGGGGGCGAGACCGAGCTGGCCGGGATCGTGAAAGCCCTCGTGCTGGAAGGCGCCGCCGTCTACGCCGTCGAGGAGATCGTCGAGACGCTCGAGCGGGTCGTCTCACGCCTCTCCACCGGCGAGACCACGTGA
- a CDS encoding CBS domain-containing protein, producing the protein MLYLSGIIGKPVYDAAGEAFDTIADLIIYHGAEKFPRITGILLNGDRSRVAVIPWSAVSEFTAAGIRLRVERPSLAPRPLQPDEILLREDILDTQVVDTDDIKVVRVNDLELRQVGNEVRVIGADVGTRSLLRRLGLEPFVCRALERVGRPLPSRVIPWNLVAVLGGTMTPLKLSISREKLKDIHPADLAELLEDLDRDERVEVMTALPDEDAADVLEEAEPEVQATVIQELPSERASDILEEMRPDEAADVLGELPEERAEELISLMEAGAAEEVRELLQYEPETAAGKMTTEFIALPVAMTVEQVIARLRESKPDSETIYYLYVVNEHGHLVGVLSIRALLISPPETPISQLMRTDVVTVGANTSAEDVAGALVKYDLLAVPVVEEDGRMVGIVTIDHLIDLLLEKYGPRKLGGGIDLLRRKAVREGSGTG; encoded by the coding sequence ATGCTGTACCTCAGCGGAATCATCGGGAAACCCGTCTATGACGCGGCCGGGGAGGCGTTTGACACCATCGCCGATCTCATCATTTACCATGGGGCCGAGAAATTTCCGCGGATCACCGGCATCCTCTTAAACGGCGACCGCAGCCGCGTCGCGGTCATCCCCTGGAGCGCCGTCTCGGAGTTCACCGCCGCCGGGATCCGGCTGCGCGTCGAGCGGCCCAGCTTGGCCCCGAGGCCGCTTCAGCCCGACGAGATCCTCCTCCGCGAGGACATCCTCGACACGCAGGTCGTGGATACCGACGACATCAAGGTGGTCCGGGTCAACGACCTGGAGCTGCGCCAGGTCGGCAACGAGGTCCGCGTGATCGGCGCGGACGTCGGCACCAGATCGCTGCTGCGGCGGCTCGGGCTCGAGCCGTTTGTGTGCCGCGCGCTCGAGCGTGTCGGCCGGCCATTGCCTTCGCGCGTGATCCCGTGGAACCTGGTGGCGGTGCTGGGGGGCACGATGACCCCGCTCAAGCTCAGCATCTCCCGGGAGAAACTGAAGGATATCCATCCGGCGGACCTGGCAGAGCTCCTGGAGGACTTGGATCGGGACGAGCGGGTCGAGGTGATGACGGCGCTGCCCGATGAGGACGCGGCCGACGTCCTCGAGGAGGCAGAGCCCGAGGTCCAGGCCACCGTGATCCAGGAACTGCCGAGCGAGCGGGCCTCCGACATCTTGGAGGAGATGAGACCGGACGAGGCCGCCGACGTCCTCGGGGAATTGCCCGAGGAACGCGCCGAAGAGCTGATCTCCTTGATGGAGGCCGGCGCGGCCGAGGAGGTCCGGGAGCTCCTTCAATACGAGCCCGAAACCGCGGCGGGCAAGATGACCACCGAGTTCATCGCCCTGCCGGTGGCGATGACCGTCGAGCAGGTCATCGCGCGCCTGCGGGAGTCCAAGCCCGACTCCGAGACGATCTATTACTTGTATGTCGTCAACGAGCACGGCCACCTCGTGGGCGTGCTCTCGATCCGCGCGCTCCTCATCTCGCCGCCGGAGACCCCGATCTCCCAACTCATGCGCACCGATGTGGTGACGGTCGGGGCGAACACCAGCGCCGAGGATGTCGCCGGCGCGCTCGTCAAGTACGACCTGCTGGCGGTCCCCGTGGTGGAAGAGGACGGCCGCATGGTGGGGATCGTGACCATCGATCACCTCATCGACCTGCTGCTCGAGAAATACGGGCCCCGCAAGCTCGGCGGTGGGATCGATCTCCTCCGCCGCAAAGCGGTCCGCGAGGGCTCGGGCACCGGATGA
- a CDS encoding divalent metal cation transporter — protein MSFSPPILRRVASASATRRLMIFLAIMGPGIVTQNVDNDAGGIATYSLAGAGFGYVMLWTLIPITIALYVVQEMAARLGAVTGHGLADLIRERYGVRTTTFVMLALLLADFGNTMAEFSGLAAGGEIFGISKYVFVPIGALAVWLLVVKGTFRSVERVFLAASALYISYLISGALAHPNWGEVARATVTPSFSWHADYVIMLVGVVGTTIAPWMQFYLQSAVVEKRITVKEYGYTRADVLIGSIMTDVVAWFIIVACGATIFAHHLHVETVKDAALALFPLAGQYAGALFAVGLINASIFSASVLPLATSYYVCEALGFQSGVDRTIRQAPVFYGLYIALIVGACAVVLLPGAPLLKILFLSQVANGVLLPFILIFMLLLVNRKRLMGAYTNSRLFNVIAWVTVIVMIVLTLALVVTQVFHVGG, from the coding sequence ATGAGCTTCTCGCCCCCGATCTTGAGGCGCGTGGCCAGCGCCTCGGCGACGCGCCGGCTTATGATCTTCCTCGCCATCATGGGACCGGGTATCGTCACGCAGAACGTCGACAACGATGCCGGGGGGATCGCCACCTATTCGCTGGCGGGCGCAGGGTTCGGCTACGTCATGCTCTGGACGTTGATCCCGATCACCATCGCGCTCTATGTCGTCCAGGAGATGGCGGCCCGGCTGGGCGCCGTGACCGGTCACGGGCTGGCCGACCTCATCCGCGAGCGGTATGGGGTCCGCACCACCACCTTCGTCATGCTCGCTTTGCTGCTCGCCGACTTCGGCAACACGATGGCGGAGTTCTCGGGGCTCGCGGCCGGGGGGGAGATCTTCGGGATCTCCAAGTACGTCTTCGTGCCGATCGGGGCGCTGGCCGTCTGGCTGCTTGTCGTCAAGGGCACGTTCCGGTCGGTCGAGCGAGTCTTTTTGGCCGCGAGCGCATTGTACATTTCCTATCTCATATCCGGGGCGCTGGCGCATCCCAACTGGGGCGAGGTCGCCCGGGCCACGGTCACCCCTTCCTTTAGTTGGCATGCCGACTACGTGATCATGCTCGTGGGGGTCGTCGGTACGACCATCGCTCCCTGGATGCAGTTCTATTTGCAGTCCGCGGTCGTGGAGAAGCGGATCACCGTTAAAGAGTACGGCTATACGCGGGCAGACGTCCTGATCGGCTCGATTATGACCGACGTTGTCGCCTGGTTCATCATCGTGGCCTGCGGCGCAACGATCTTCGCGCATCATCTCCATGTGGAGACGGTCAAGGACGCCGCGCTCGCGCTCTTCCCGTTGGCCGGCCAGTACGCGGGGGCCCTCTTCGCCGTGGGCCTGATCAACGCGTCGATCTTCTCCGCGTCGGTGCTGCCCCTGGCCACGTCGTACTACGTCTGCGAGGCGCTGGGCTTTCAATCGGGCGTCGACCGCACGATCCGCCAGGCCCCGGTGTTCTACGGCCTCTACATCGCCCTCATCGTCGGTGCCTGCGCGGTGGTCCTGCTCCCGGGCGCGCCGCTGCTGAAGATTCTGTTCCTCTCCCAGGTCGCCAACGGCGTCCTCCTGCCGTTCATCCTGATCTTCATGCTCCTCCTCGTCAATCGCAAGCGGCTCATGGGAGCGTACACCAACTCCCGGCTCTTCAACGTGATCGCGTGGGTGACGGTGATCGTGATGATCGTCCTGACGCTGGCGCTGGTCGTGACCCAAGTCTTCCACGTCGGCGGCTGA
- a CDS encoding threonine/serine dehydratase produces the protein MSDPLWPGPLPTVHDVYRARRVIAPHLPRTPLVPAPALDRLLGARVYVKCEHILPTGAFKVRGGINLLSQLSPEERARGVITASTGNHGQSIAYAARLLGIRVVIGAPRASNPLKVAAMRALGAEVVLEGRDFDEAREWVERTAAQEGYRYVHSANEPLLIAGVGTASLEVMEEVPDVDVILAPIGAGSGACGHCITAKALSARVRVIGVQAEGAPPVYRSLKEGGMVTLDRMETFAEGIATRVPFALPMTILRRHLDDIVLVSDEEMKVAILLLAEAVRQTAEGAGAASLAGALRLGDRLRAKTVVLILSGGNITLETLAAIYQDEARVRRAAGLLRGAGTDAPAPGTAAPGPSPAGRTER, from the coding sequence ATGTCTGACCCTCTCTGGCCCGGGCCCCTGCCGACGGTGCACGACGTCTACCGGGCGCGCAGGGTGATCGCCCCTCACCTGCCGCGCACGCCCCTCGTGCCCGCGCCCGCGCTTGACCGGTTGCTCGGCGCCCGGGTCTACGTCAAGTGTGAACACATCCTGCCGACCGGCGCGTTCAAAGTACGCGGCGGGATCAACCTCCTCAGCCAGCTCTCGCCGGAGGAGCGGGCGCGCGGCGTCATCACCGCCAGCACCGGCAACCACGGACAGTCGATCGCCTACGCCGCCCGGCTCCTCGGGATCCGGGTCGTGATCGGCGCGCCGCGCGCGAGCAACCCGCTCAAGGTGGCCGCGATGCGCGCCCTGGGCGCGGAGGTCGTGCTCGAGGGGCGCGACTTCGACGAAGCGCGCGAGTGGGTCGAGCGCACCGCCGCGCAGGAGGGGTATCGCTACGTCCACTCCGCGAACGAGCCGCTCTTGATCGCCGGCGTCGGGACCGCCAGCCTGGAGGTGATGGAGGAGGTCCCGGACGTCGATGTGATCCTCGCGCCGATCGGCGCCGGCAGCGGCGCGTGCGGACACTGCATCACCGCAAAGGCCCTGAGCGCCCGAGTACGGGTCATCGGCGTGCAGGCCGAGGGAGCCCCGCCGGTCTACCGGTCGCTCAAGGAGGGCGGGATGGTCACGCTCGATCGAATGGAGACCTTCGCCGAAGGGATCGCCACGAGGGTGCCGTTTGCGCTCCCGATGACGATCCTCCGCCGGCACCTCGACGATATCGTCCTGGTGAGCGACGAGGAGATGAAGGTGGCGATCCTGCTCCTCGCCGAGGCCGTCCGCCAGACCGCCGAGGGCGCCGGCGCGGCAAGTCTCGCAGGGGCCCTGCGCCTCGGAGACCGTCTCCGGGCCAAGACGGTCGTCCTGATCCTGAGCGGAGGGAACATCACCCTCGAGACGCTGGCAGCGATCTATCAAGACGAGGCCCGGGTCCGGCGCGCCGCCGGGCTCCTGCGGGGCGCGGGGACGGATGCGCCTGCGCCGGGGACCGCCGCGCCGGGACCGTCGCCCGCCGGGAGGACCGAGCGATGA
- a CDS encoding enoyl-ACP reductase → MNGLLDGKTALIMGVANRWSIAWAVSRAFAREGARLVFTFQGDRQEKDVRDLAGTLSGSIVLPCDVTRDEELAALAAAITDHGLTLDAFVHSIAFANREDLGGAYMDTSRAGFALALDVSAFSLVAAARHLTPVLTPGAGIVTLTYLGSTRVMPNYNVMGVAKAALEASVRYLASDLGPRGVRVNAISAGPIKTASARAIQGFSRILDVMEERSPLRRNTDPAEVADAAVFLASPLARGITGEVLFVDNGFHIVGV, encoded by the coding sequence ATGAACGGACTGCTGGACGGCAAGACGGCGCTCATCATGGGGGTGGCGAACCGGTGGAGCATTGCGTGGGCCGTCTCCCGGGCGTTTGCGCGGGAGGGCGCGCGCTTGGTCTTCACCTTTCAGGGCGACCGCCAGGAAAAAGACGTGCGGGACCTCGCGGGCACGCTGTCCGGCTCCATCGTCCTTCCCTGCGATGTGACCCGCGATGAGGAGCTGGCCGCCCTCGCGGCGGCGATCACAGACCACGGCCTCACACTGGACGCGTTCGTGCACAGCATTGCGTTCGCCAACCGGGAGGATCTCGGCGGCGCGTACATGGATACGTCCCGGGCCGGATTCGCGCTGGCCCTCGACGTGAGCGCGTTCTCGCTCGTCGCCGCGGCGCGCCACCTCACGCCCGTCCTCACCCCAGGGGCTGGCATCGTCACGCTGACCTACCTCGGGTCCACCCGCGTGATGCCCAACTACAACGTGATGGGCGTCGCGAAGGCGGCGCTCGAGGCCTCGGTCCGGTACCTCGCCAGCGACCTCGGTCCCCGGGGCGTTCGCGTCAACGCCATCTCCGCCGGACCCATCAAGACCGCTTCGGCCCGGGCGATCCAGGGATTTAGCCGGATCCTCGACGTGATGGAGGAGCGATCGCCGCTCCGCCGCAACACCGACCCGGCGGAGGTGGCGGACGCGGCGGTCTTCCTCGCCAGCCCGCTCGCGCGCGGGATCACGGGCGAAGTGCTGTTCGTGGACAACGGCTTCCACATCGTGGGCGTCTGA
- a CDS encoding Xaa-Pro peptidase family protein, whose translation MQTKAEYTLGGMTMDYAARMVAARRLMNEHGIDLLAVSPDDDMRYLLGYAPHPDERPCYLLVNSGAAAFVVPSLNASDAAQHVTLPTFAYTDAEGPADALAGAAKVLGGRSPRRIAVSDTMRADYVLTLQRAHPDAALALGSLVLAPLRMRKSAEEIDVLKRSSRHADQAVRDAWAACRVGATEREIGEAAAASFKRSGSDEVLFTSIASGPNGAFPHHHSGTRALSPGDSVTMDLAGRLEGYASDITRVAFVGTPTPKYVEVHRTVDAAVTAGMAAARPGALLKDVDLAARAVIERAGYGRYFVHRVGHGLGLTGHELPSVTHLNTQPIEEGMVFSVEPGIYLPGEFGVRLEEIVYIAKDGAHRLSELPRDVRLIAAE comes from the coding sequence TTGCAGACGAAAGCGGAATACACGCTGGGAGGGATGACTATGGACTACGCAGCCAGAATGGTCGCGGCCCGCCGCCTGATGAACGAGCATGGGATCGATCTGCTCGCGGTCTCGCCCGACGATGACATGCGCTATCTGCTCGGCTACGCGCCGCACCCCGACGAGCGCCCATGCTATCTGCTGGTGAACTCCGGCGCCGCGGCGTTCGTCGTGCCGTCGCTGAACGCGTCCGACGCCGCGCAGCACGTGACCCTGCCGACGTTCGCCTATACCGATGCCGAGGGGCCTGCGGACGCTCTGGCCGGAGCGGCTAAAGTCCTGGGGGGCCGGTCGCCGCGCCGGATCGCGGTGTCGGACACGATGCGGGCGGATTACGTCTTGACCCTGCAGCGCGCGCATCCGGACGCGGCGCTCGCGCTCGGCTCGCTCGTGCTCGCACCGCTCAGGATGCGGAAGTCGGCCGAAGAGATCGACGTGCTGAAGCGGAGCAGCCGGCACGCCGACCAGGCCGTGCGCGATGCCTGGGCCGCGTGCCGAGTGGGCGCGACCGAGCGGGAGATCGGCGAAGCCGCCGCGGCGTCGTTCAAGCGATCCGGCTCGGACGAAGTGCTCTTTACCTCGATCGCTTCCGGTCCGAACGGCGCATTTCCGCACCATCACTCCGGAACCCGGGCCCTGAGCCCGGGTGACTCGGTCACGATGGACCTCGCCGGGCGACTCGAGGGTTACGCCTCCGATATCACGCGCGTGGCGTTTGTCGGGACCCCTACGCCGAAGTACGTGGAGGTCCACCGGACCGTTGACGCCGCCGTGACCGCCGGGATGGCGGCCGCACGTCCGGGTGCTCTGCTCAAGGACGTGGATCTTGCGGCGCGGGCGGTGATCGAGCGGGCGGGCTACGGCAGGTACTTTGTCCACCGCGTCGGCCACGGACTGGGCCTCACGGGCCACGAACTGCCGAGCGTCACCCACCTGAATACGCAGCCGATCGAGGAAGGCATGGTCTTCTCGGTCGAGCCGGGGATCTATCTTCCCGGCGAGTTTGGGGTGCGGTTGGAGGAGATCGTCTACATCGCGAAGGACGGCGCGCATCGCTTGAGCGAACTCCCCCGCGACGTCCGTCTCATCGCCGCTGAGTAG
- a CDS encoding inositol monophosphatase family protein, whose amino-acid sequence MACSMPVLSPHTMAALRAACAAAEIHRAFFGNVARVEYKGKNDPVTEADRAAEAAIIRIIRDAYPDHGFLGEEGGRQGGGPYTWLVDPLDGTFNYAHAIPWFAVSIALEHEGRIQAGVIMHTMLGEVYVAEAGLGAWAASLRELPAAPSGPGDLALWRRLRVRSTARLDGATLSTGFPNSVAEDRLNLDHFTNLVLRAAKIRAMGSAALGLAAIALGQTEGYWELGPSAWDFAAGALLVEEAGGRVSDLRGRRLDPYRHQILATNGVIHDEVVAVLAMGRSGLD is encoded by the coding sequence GTGGCGTGTAGCATGCCGGTCCTCTCCCCACACACGATGGCCGCGCTCCGTGCCGCGTGCGCCGCCGCGGAGATCCACCGCGCCTTCTTCGGCAACGTGGCCAGGGTCGAGTATAAGGGCAAGAACGATCCCGTCACCGAGGCGGACCGCGCCGCGGAGGCCGCGATCATCCGGATCATCCGCGACGCCTACCCCGATCACGGGTTTCTCGGCGAGGAAGGCGGACGGCAGGGCGGCGGGCCGTACACCTGGCTCGTCGACCCGCTGGACGGCACCTTCAACTACGCCCACGCGATCCCGTGGTTCGCGGTGAGCATCGCCCTCGAACACGAAGGACGCATCCAGGCGGGCGTCATTATGCACACGATGCTGGGTGAGGTCTACGTCGCGGAGGCGGGCCTCGGCGCGTGGGCCGCCTCGCTGCGAGAGTTGCCGGCGGCACCATCCGGACCGGGAGATCTCGCGCTGTGGCGCCGGCTGCGGGTTCGGAGCACGGCGCGGCTCGACGGGGCGACGCTGTCGACCGGATTCCCAAACAGCGTCGCGGAGGACCGGCTCAACCTCGACCACTTCACCAACCTCGTGCTCAGGGCGGCAAAGATCCGCGCCATGGGCTCGGCCGCGCTGGGCCTGGCCGCCATCGCGCTCGGGCAAACGGAGGGCTACTGGGAACTCGGCCCGAGCGCGTGGGACTTCGCCGCCGGGGCGCTGCTCGTCGAAGAAGCCGGCGGCCGGGTCAGCGACCTGAGAGGCCGGCGGCTCGATCCGTACCGCCACCAGATCCTGGCGACCAACGGCGTGATCCACGACGAGGTGGTCGCGGTCCTCGCCATGGGGCGAAGCGGGCTGGACTAA
- the nth gene encoding endonuclease III — protein sequence MKRAAGRTGTGLPPESPLARARRAQAIARRLARRYPDPAIPLRHSSPFQLLIATILSAQSTDALVNEVTKTLFQRYRTPADFAGARREDLERAIHSTGFFRSKARAIQNASRLLVERYDGEVPRTMEELVTLDGVGRKTANVVLSVFGVPGIVVDTHVRRLSRRMALTPHDDPEKIERDLMALLPRAEWSAFSLRLIYFGREICDARRPLCQTCPLRDLCPSARYGGTPPWMGARGAGRRGGQARRVAGPGRSAR from the coding sequence ATGAAGCGCGCGGCCGGCCGGACCGGCACCGGCCTTCCGCCCGAATCGCCGCTCGCCCGGGCGCGGCGTGCCCAAGCGATCGCCCGGAGGCTCGCCCGCCGGTACCCAGACCCGGCGATCCCGCTCCGCCACTCCTCCCCGTTCCAGTTGTTGATCGCGACGATCCTATCGGCCCAAAGCACGGACGCCTTGGTCAACGAGGTGACAAAGACCCTCTTTCAGCGCTACCGCACGCCGGCGGACTTCGCTGGGGCACGCAGGGAGGACCTCGAGCGGGCGATCCACAGCACGGGATTCTTTCGGTCGAAGGCGCGGGCGATCCAGAACGCCAGCCGTCTGCTCGTCGAACGGTACGATGGAGAAGTCCCGCGGACGATGGAGGAACTCGTCACATTGGACGGCGTGGGCCGCAAGACGGCCAACGTCGTTCTCAGCGTCTTCGGCGTGCCCGGGATCGTCGTGGACACCCACGTGCGGCGACTCTCCCGCCGGATGGCGCTCACGCCCCACGACGACCCCGAGAAGATCGAGCGGGATCTGATGGCCCTGCTCCCGCGGGCGGAGTGGAGCGCGTTCTCGCTGCGCCTGATCTATTTTGGCCGAGAGATCTGCGATGCCCGCCGCCCCCTCTGTCAGACCTGTCCCCTCCGGGACCTCTGCCCGTCGGCGCGGTACGGCGGAACGCCGCCGTGGATGGGGGCGCGAGGAGCGGGACGCCGGGGAGGGCAGGCGCGGCGTGTGGCCGGACCAGGAAGGAGCGCGCGATGA
- a CDS encoding right-handed parallel beta-helix repeat-containing protein — translation MSIDRYESTFVVSPDPSKGDFTSLQPAIDALPASGGKIFVKAGVYPPITNTIRITTSNVHIQGEGMGITVFVADASMTGNTPALEAFSTASDGTPRALVADTARGDLTIQVSPADAASFAAGDYVLLFSNKSVDTEVPTKHAGEVKQLVAVDPTAGALTMDDQIFDAYTQADAAKVVRITMLQNITLSDCSITTLAPFSNLRAGFTHFRFVENLQIDRVEVHHAYYTGIQVQSVRNSAMSGCFIHHISDIVPINPPNPANERYGMTVGGASQNVSISGCRFSHTRHAVTTGGSSGTNQNGVQRNIVVAHCTSMLSDTGHFDTHQPAENVTFIGCVADGGVPAAPATSGAYGFQMRGRNCSIIGCSVLQAVGRGIMIFGPVSSGAVISGNMIANVTAIVGNRAGTGIYFDSAGTSNHAVTGNVIKNCAGSAVANGGSNNDIVITGNIIENVSSVVPGAAIQLTNASRVLISGNNIGASLLGPAIAMRGTSDDWRIAGNHLGGGVALAGVGSVVVDNFGYNPVGGISNPWPSTGTDLTNTVASGSGAPTSGTVYTIRHTPKTIVVTGGDVSQIMINGADAGSTAGTFKLGVGETIAMIYNASAPVTLVFAE, via the coding sequence ATGTCCATCGACCGATACGAATCCACGTTCGTGGTAAGCCCGGATCCCTCCAAAGGGGACTTCACGTCGTTACAGCCGGCGATTGACGCGCTGCCCGCGTCAGGAGGAAAAATCTTCGTGAAGGCGGGCGTCTATCCCCCGATCACCAACACGATCCGAATCACCACGAGCAATGTGCACATCCAGGGGGAAGGAATGGGCATCACCGTTTTCGTTGCTGATGCCTCGATGACCGGGAACACTCCGGCGTTGGAGGCATTCAGCACGGCCTCCGACGGCACCCCGCGGGCGCTCGTCGCGGATACGGCGAGGGGAGATCTCACGATCCAAGTCTCGCCGGCCGACGCCGCCTCCTTCGCGGCCGGCGATTACGTGCTGCTGTTTTCGAATAAAAGCGTGGATACGGAGGTGCCCACGAAGCACGCCGGCGAGGTGAAGCAGCTCGTGGCGGTGGACCCGACGGCGGGCGCGCTCACGATGGACGATCAGATCTTTGATGCGTACACGCAGGCGGATGCGGCGAAGGTGGTTCGCATCACGATGTTGCAGAACATCACGCTCTCGGACTGCTCGATCACCACGCTGGCTCCGTTTTCGAACCTGAGGGCGGGCTTCACGCATTTTCGATTCGTCGAGAACCTGCAGATCGACCGGGTGGAGGTGCACCACGCCTATTACACCGGGATTCAGGTGCAATCGGTCCGCAACTCGGCGATGTCGGGATGCTTCATTCACCACATCAGCGACATCGTGCCTATCAATCCTCCGAACCCCGCCAACGAGCGCTACGGGATGACGGTCGGTGGGGCGTCGCAAAACGTGAGCATCAGCGGCTGCCGCTTCTCCCATACCCGGCACGCGGTGACGACGGGGGGAAGCAGTGGCACAAACCAAAACGGCGTGCAGCGCAATATTGTGGTGGCGCATTGCACGTCGATGCTGTCCGATACCGGGCATTTCGATACGCACCAGCCGGCTGAAAACGTGACGTTCATCGGCTGCGTCGCTGATGGCGGCGTGCCGGCGGCGCCCGCGACCTCTGGCGCATACGGTTTTCAGATGCGCGGCCGCAACTGCTCCATCATCGGGTGTTCGGTGCTGCAGGCGGTCGGCAGAGGGATCATGATCTTCGGGCCGGTTTCGAGCGGGGCCGTCATTAGCGGCAACATGATCGCGAACGTCACAGCCATCGTCGGCAACAGGGCGGGCACGGGGATCTACTTCGATTCGGCCGGCACCTCCAACCACGCGGTCACGGGAAACGTGATCAAGAACTGCGCAGGATCGGCCGTCGCGAACGGCGGATCGAACAACGACATCGTCATTACCGGGAACATCATTGAAAACGTGAGTTCTGTCGTGCCCGGAGCGGCCATTCAACTGACGAATGCCTCGCGCGTGCTCATCTCCGGCAACAACATCGGCGCGAGCCTCCTGGGTCCGGCCATTGCCATGCGCGGCACCTCCGATGACTGGCGAATTGCGGGGAATCACCTGGGCGGCGGCGTGGCGCTCGCGGGCGTTGGATCGGTGGTGGTCGATAACTTTGGATACAATCCGGTGGGCGGGATCTCCAATCCGTGGCCATCGACCGGCACGGATCTCACGAACACCGTGGCATCAGGGAGCGGCGCGCCGACCAGCGGGACCGTGTACACGATTCGCCATACGCCCAAAACCATCGTGGTCACGGGAGGCGACGTATCGCAGATCATGATTAATGGCGCGGACGCCGGATCGACGGCGGGGACCTTTAAGCTCGGCGTGGGCGAAACGATCGCCATGATCTACAACGCGTCCGCTCCGGTGACGCTGGTCTTCGCAGAGTAG
- a CDS encoding A/G-specific adenine glycosylase, whose amino-acid sequence MTRLPRPAPSVPAARRRTFQRRLLAWYRRHRRDLPWRRTRDPYHILVSEIMLQQTQVDRVVPKYAEWLAKYPSLESLAQATLREVREAWSPLGYNIRPVRLREIARAALRRHEGRIPDTREALLAMKGIGPYTAGAVLSFAYRKHAAILDTNVRRVLRRVFLGDRATPTDGDLWALSEALLPSGQVYDFNQALMDLGATVCTARRPRCAACPLTRVCASYPLIRA is encoded by the coding sequence GTGACCCGCCTCCCGCGCCCGGCCCCCTCGGTCCCCGCCGCGAGGCGCAGGACGTTCCAGCGCCGGTTGCTGGCGTGGTACCGCCGGCACCGGCGCGATCTGCCGTGGCGGCGCACCCGCGATCCCTATCACATTCTCGTCTCCGAGATCATGCTGCAGCAGACGCAGGTGGATCGCGTCGTCCCGAAGTACGCGGAATGGCTCGCGAAATATCCGTCGCTGGAATCCCTCGCCCAGGCGACCCTGCGCGAGGTGCGGGAGGCGTGGTCCCCGCTTGGCTACAACATCCGGCCGGTGCGCCTGCGCGAGATCGCCCGTGCCGCCCTCCGCCGCCACGAGGGGCGGATCCCCGATACGCGCGAGGCGCTGCTTGCGATGAAGGGCATCGGCCCTTACACCGCGGGGGCGGTGCTGAGCTTCGCGTACCGCAAACATGCGGCGATCCTCGACACGAACGTGCGCCGAGTCCTCCGGCGGGTGTTCCTGGGGGACCGTGCAACGCCCACCGACGGGGACCTCTGGGCGCTGTCCGAGGCGCTGCTGCCGTCCGGGCAGGTCTACGATTTCAATCAGGCGTTGATGGATCTCGGCGCGACCGTCTGCACGGCGCGCAGGCCCCGGTGTGCCGCGTGCCCGCTCACGCGGGTCTGCGCGTCGTATCCACTGATCCGCGCATAA